The Spirosoma foliorum genome has a window encoding:
- a CDS encoding ThuA domain-containing protein, protein MLQRIPNPLKWLFGTLLIGLVSTGLWSYVGIVDPPRILVFSKTAAFRHASIGAGQKALFQLGKEKGFAVDTTENAARFTEENLKRYRAVVFLSTTGDVLNAQQQNAFERYIQAGGGYLGIHAATDTEYDWPWYNQLAGAWFSNHPMPDNVQKGTFVVVDKNNPATSFLPERWEREDEFYSFKNISPALHVLLTIDEKTYKGGTNGDNHPMAWYQEFDGGRSFYTAGGHTDATFSEPLFLRHLGAGLQYVMGGDSPKPLDYSKAKSKLLPDENRFSKVVLAEKLDEPMELVVLPDSRVLLVERKGAVKLYSPSTSKLTTIAHIPVNTKVTDKEGKVGEDEGGLLGINKDPHFSQNHWLYLYYSPEGKEAKNILTRYELKGDELVLSSKKVILEVDTQREISGHAGGSLTFDSKGNLYLSTGDNINPQQSNGYSPSDERPGRSPFDAQMTSANTNDLRGKIIRIHPEADGTYTIPEGNLFPKGTTKARPEIYTMGHRNPFRISVDPKTGFLYWGDIGPDASQPNDKRGPAGQDEVGQARKAGNYGWPYFVGDNKPYHQYDFATGESGPLYDPAQPINKSVNNTGLNQLPPAQKAFIWYPYAESKEFPLVGSGGRSAMAGPVYYKDQFSGAKRPFPDYYDGKLLTYEWMRGWLMAVTMDASGNYKSMERVMPSYKFSNPMDMEFGPEGDLYMLEYGSGWFTQNDDARLVRIEYNGGNRKPVVQVATSKKGGAIPFKARLSSAGTKDFDNDALTYVWTVKPAAGGTARTFREANPTVSFDKAGIYKATLTVSDPKGGSTSRTIEIMAGNEEPVLTFETQNSNQTFFFPGQSFVYDVKVEDKEDGSLANGKIKPSQVAVNIDYLAEGYDLVTIAQGHRSADATAQVGKGLSLIEANDCKACHSMEKKSIGPAYQQVALKYKGDASAADRLTKKVISGGSGVWGDVAMSAHPQLSAADAGVMVSYILSLAEKKQAAPSLPVKGSYTMSLPSGDKGEGRYLVRAAYQDKGSAGIPPITAEKTLLLRNAKMPAGKADKTDGVMKYGTIIIASVKGGNIGFSGIDLTNIAQIKFTASAPKSQLNAAGGSIEVRLDEPTGKLIGETAFMSPTDGASMTNLPPPVVAKLTEVKGVHDVYLVFKNDKAPAGQALFVLMDLEFQTSQSASASEKSASAQPAKSAGSSAQDLDAYAGKYKMTGMPFEYIEITPKDGKLHIKAGTNEGDLASGAEPDEFKGDNGTVFQFDRGTDKKVTSLTLKVQGMSFKGAK, encoded by the coding sequence ATGTTACAACGTATCCCTAATCCGCTTAAATGGCTATTCGGAACGCTACTGATTGGGCTGGTATCCACAGGTCTATGGTCGTATGTGGGTATTGTTGACCCACCGCGTATTCTGGTGTTCAGCAAAACAGCCGCTTTTCGTCATGCTTCTATTGGGGCAGGGCAGAAAGCGTTGTTCCAATTGGGTAAAGAGAAAGGCTTTGCGGTAGATACTACTGAAAACGCAGCCCGCTTTACCGAAGAAAACCTGAAACGATACCGGGCTGTGGTCTTTCTGAGTACTACTGGCGATGTCCTAAACGCACAGCAGCAAAATGCGTTTGAGCGTTATATTCAGGCTGGAGGTGGGTATTTAGGCATTCATGCCGCTACCGATACTGAATACGACTGGCCCTGGTACAATCAACTGGCGGGAGCCTGGTTTTCCAATCACCCCATGCCCGACAACGTCCAGAAAGGCACTTTTGTCGTGGTCGATAAAAACAATCCTGCCACTAGTTTCCTCCCAGAGCGCTGGGAGCGGGAAGACGAATTCTATTCCTTTAAAAACATCAGTCCGGCACTGCATGTACTACTAACCATTGACGAAAAAACCTACAAGGGTGGTACTAATGGTGATAACCACCCGATGGCCTGGTATCAGGAGTTTGATGGTGGCCGTTCATTCTATACGGCGGGTGGTCACACCGACGCCACCTTCTCGGAGCCACTCTTTTTGCGGCATCTGGGCGCTGGATTACAGTACGTGATGGGGGGTGATTCGCCTAAACCACTGGATTATAGCAAAGCAAAATCGAAACTACTGCCCGACGAGAATCGGTTTTCGAAAGTTGTGCTGGCCGAGAAACTCGACGAGCCGATGGAGTTAGTCGTGCTGCCTGATAGCCGGGTATTGCTTGTGGAACGGAAAGGTGCGGTGAAACTTTATAGCCCCTCTACCAGCAAATTAACTACTATTGCTCACATTCCGGTCAATACCAAGGTGACGGACAAGGAAGGTAAAGTTGGGGAAGATGAAGGTGGGCTTCTAGGCATAAACAAAGACCCGCATTTTTCGCAAAACCATTGGTTGTACCTGTATTACTCGCCCGAAGGAAAAGAGGCTAAGAATATCCTGACTCGCTACGAGCTGAAAGGCGATGAACTGGTGCTGTCCTCGAAAAAAGTCATTCTGGAAGTCGATACGCAACGCGAAATCAGTGGTCACGCAGGGGGATCGCTCACTTTCGATTCAAAGGGGAATCTTTACCTCTCCACGGGTGATAATATCAACCCACAACAATCCAACGGCTATAGCCCGTCGGACGAACGGCCGGGGCGTTCACCTTTTGATGCGCAGATGACGTCGGCTAACACGAATGATCTACGCGGCAAAATCATTCGTATTCATCCTGAAGCGGATGGAACGTACACCATTCCCGAAGGCAACCTGTTTCCAAAGGGCACTACTAAAGCTCGTCCCGAAATCTATACGATGGGCCACCGGAATCCGTTTCGTATCTCGGTAGATCCAAAAACGGGTTTCCTGTACTGGGGTGACATCGGTCCTGATGCCTCGCAGCCCAATGATAAACGTGGCCCTGCTGGCCAGGATGAAGTAGGGCAGGCCCGAAAAGCTGGTAATTACGGCTGGCCTTATTTTGTTGGCGACAACAAACCTTACCACCAATACGATTTTGCCACGGGTGAGTCGGGTCCTTTGTATGACCCAGCCCAACCGATCAATAAATCCGTCAATAATACCGGATTGAACCAATTGCCCCCAGCGCAAAAAGCCTTTATTTGGTACCCATATGCCGAATCGAAAGAGTTTCCGTTGGTAGGTTCCGGTGGTCGTTCGGCTATGGCGGGCCCGGTTTATTACAAAGATCAATTCAGCGGAGCGAAGCGCCCTTTCCCGGATTATTACGATGGCAAACTCCTGACCTACGAATGGATGCGGGGCTGGTTGATGGCCGTTACTATGGATGCTTCCGGTAATTATAAGTCGATGGAGCGGGTGATGCCGAGCTATAAATTCTCCAACCCAATGGACATGGAGTTTGGGCCAGAAGGCGACCTGTACATGCTGGAGTATGGTAGCGGCTGGTTTACTCAGAATGATGATGCTCGACTGGTTCGCATTGAATACAACGGCGGTAACCGCAAGCCTGTTGTTCAGGTAGCTACCTCCAAAAAAGGCGGTGCCATTCCTTTCAAAGCCAGACTTTCGTCGGCTGGAACCAAGGACTTCGACAACGATGCATTGACCTACGTCTGGACCGTAAAACCCGCAGCAGGCGGCACTGCCCGGACCTTCCGGGAAGCCAATCCAACGGTCTCTTTCGACAAAGCTGGTATATATAAAGCCACGCTGACAGTTTCCGATCCAAAAGGGGGCAGCACGAGTCGGACTATCGAGATTATGGCGGGGAATGAAGAACCCGTGCTTACGTTCGAAACCCAGAATAGCAACCAGACATTTTTCTTTCCCGGCCAATCCTTTGTGTATGATGTAAAGGTTGAGGATAAGGAAGATGGTAGTTTAGCCAACGGAAAAATCAAACCCAGTCAGGTTGCGGTTAACATCGATTATCTGGCCGAAGGATACGATCTGGTCACAATTGCGCAGGGCCACCGCAGTGCCGATGCCACTGCTCAGGTAGGAAAGGGACTCAGCCTGATTGAAGCCAATGACTGCAAGGCTTGCCATAGCATGGAGAAAAAGTCGATTGGGCCAGCGTACCAACAAGTGGCGCTTAAATACAAGGGCGATGCCAGTGCTGCCGACCGCTTAACCAAGAAGGTTATTTCGGGAGGGAGTGGCGTATGGGGCGATGTTGCGATGAGTGCTCACCCACAGTTATCGGCAGCCGACGCTGGGGTTATGGTTTCCTATATTCTAAGCCTGGCCGAAAAGAAACAAGCGGCACCATCGCTGCCCGTTAAAGGGAGCTATACCATGAGTTTGCCATCAGGCGACAAAGGAGAGGGGCGTTATCTGGTTCGAGCTGCGTATCAGGATAAAGGTAGTGCAGGCATTCCACCCATTACGGCCGAAAAAACACTGTTACTCCGTAATGCCAAGATGCCTGCCGGAAAAGCCGATAAAACGGATGGGGTCATGAAATACGGTACCATTATCATTGCCTCCGTAAAAGGTGGGAATATTGGATTCAGTGGTATCGACCTGACAAATATTGCCCAGATTAAATTTACCGCTTCGGCACCCAAATCTCAGTTGAATGCGGCTGGTGGCAGTATTGAAGTGCGGTTAGATGAACCGACCGGTAAACTAATTGGCGAAACAGCTTTTATGTCGCCTACTGATGGAGCCAGCATGACGAATCTGCCACCGCCGGTCGTTGCCAAACTGACGGAGGTGAAGGGCGTTCACGATGTGTATCTGGTTTTTAAAAATGATAAGGCTCCAGCGGGTCAGGCGTTGTTTGTGCTGATGGATCTGGAATTTCAAACCAGCCAATCAGCGAGTGCCAGTGAAAAATCAGCCTCGGCTCAGCCTGCAAAATCAGCAGGGTCATCTGCCCAGGATTTGGACGCTTATGCCGGGAAATACAAAATGACGGGTATGCCTTTTGAGTACATTGAGATCACTCCTAAAGATGGCAAATTGCACATCAAGGCGGGAACGAATGAAGGCGACCTCGCATCAGGCGCTGAACCCGATGAATTTAAAGGCGATAATGGAACGGTATTCCAATTTGATCGGGGCACGGACAAAAAGGTTACCTCATTAACCCTCAAGGTTCAGGGCATGTCGTTCAAGGGTGCTAAATAA
- a CDS encoding NUDIX hydrolase, with protein MNSLEEVTDFVQNGHQEYLPHVTIDPVIFGYHDQQLRILLLKWKGLNGWGLPGGFIRRREPLSQAAHRVLNERTGLDDLFLQQFHVFGDSPYRLQERSAREFKENYGLEVSDDNWLFERTLSIGYFALVDYSKVSVTTDFFTEGYQWWDVKEIPPILFDQNETVDKALTTLRLQIYHQPIGYNLLPEKFTLPEIHTLYETILGKTLDQRNFAKKLVSLGLIKKLAEQRSIGPHRSPYLYQFEKEAYEDALKLGIVHTY; from the coding sequence ATGAACTCGCTCGAAGAAGTCACAGATTTTGTCCAGAACGGCCATCAGGAGTATTTGCCTCACGTCACTATCGACCCGGTCATTTTTGGCTACCATGATCAGCAGCTCAGGATTTTACTCCTGAAATGGAAAGGACTTAATGGTTGGGGGTTGCCCGGCGGTTTTATTCGGCGGAGAGAACCGCTGAGTCAGGCCGCTCATCGGGTGTTAAACGAGCGAACGGGTCTCGACGATTTATTCCTTCAACAGTTTCACGTTTTTGGCGATTCTCCTTATCGGCTTCAGGAACGGAGCGCCCGTGAGTTCAAAGAAAATTATGGTCTTGAGGTATCCGACGATAACTGGCTGTTCGAACGAACCCTATCGATTGGCTATTTTGCGTTAGTGGATTATTCGAAGGTTAGCGTTACGACCGACTTTTTCACCGAGGGTTACCAGTGGTGGGACGTTAAAGAGATTCCGCCCATTTTATTCGATCAAAATGAAACGGTCGACAAGGCATTGACAACGCTTCGGCTCCAGATTTATCACCAGCCAATTGGCTACAACCTGCTACCCGAAAAATTCACGTTGCCCGAAATTCACACGTTGTATGAAACGATTTTAGGAAAAACCCTAGATCAACGGAATTTCGCCAAAAAGCTGGTAAGCCTGGGGTTAATCAAAAAACTAGCCGAACAGCGATCAATTGGTCCTCACCGGTCTCCTTACCTATATCAGTTCGAAAAAGAGGCCTATGAGGACGCCTTGAAGCTGGGAATCGTGCATACTTATTAA
- a CDS encoding T9SS type A sorting domain-containing protein: MKNVLILMLGLVASTASFANNSTIQPSSTQTRVVMTAGQKIKLYVQPIQTKGKLAIWDANGQVVYKSTVNLKKGLSQQFDFSNLETGTYHLTVMTDTETLTKTFVVQANPNESFVVQ; the protein is encoded by the coding sequence ATGAAAAATGTACTGATTCTGATGTTGGGCCTGGTAGCTAGTACCGCATCATTTGCAAACAATTCAACTATACAACCTTCTTCTACCCAGACTCGTGTTGTGATGACCGCCGGGCAGAAAATCAAACTATACGTTCAGCCGATTCAGACCAAAGGGAAATTAGCTATTTGGGATGCCAACGGACAGGTTGTTTATAAATCAACCGTGAATCTGAAAAAAGGACTGAGTCAGCAATTTGACTTCTCGAATCTTGAAACGGGTACCTACCACCTAACGGTTATGACCGACACCGAAACTTTGACCAAAACATTCGTGGTGCAGGCTAATCCAAACGAAAGCTTTGTGGTTCAGTGA